CCTCGGCTCGGGCACCGCGATGGCCGGTCTGGTGGTTGGGCAGTCCACCAACGGCAGTGACGTCAAGGGCGTCGCCCCCGAAGCCACGGTGATGCCGGTCCGGGTCGTGGGCAACGACGCCAAGGCCCAGCCGGCCGACTCTGCTGCGGCCATCGAGGCCACCGTCGAGGCGGGCGCGACAGTCATCGCGCTGGGCAACTTCGTCGACACGAGCAAGCCCGAGGTGGCCAAGGCGATCATGGAGGCGGTGGCCCGGGACGTCGTCGTGGTGATCGGCGCTGCACGTGCTTCGGTACCGGTCAACCCGGGCGCGGAGATCGGCCCCGGTGTGCTGCGCGTGGGTGGTGTGGCAGTCGACGGCCAGCGAGCCGCCGACTATCGCGGTGGCGGCATCGACGTGGTCGCCCCGGGCGTCAACGTGAGCAGTGTCGGGATCACCGGGGTCGGCGCCGTCGCGGGTAGCGGCACCCAGTACGCGGTGGCCTTTGTCGCCGGCGCCGTCGCGCTGGTCCGGGCCGCGTACCCGGACCTGAGCCCGGAGCAGGTCGCCCATCGTCTCCAGGTGACGTCGGACAAGATGGGCGACGGCGCACAGCCCGACGGCCGATACGGCTGGGGCATGATCAATGCCGCCGCCGCGGTCACGAAGGTGCTGCCCGAGGAGGCCGAGGTGGCCTTACCGGGGCGGGAATCGGGCGGACGGCTCACCTCCGGCAGCTCCGGCGGACGGTCGGCGTTGCTGGCCATCGTGGCGCTGGTCGCGCTCGCGGCAGCGGTCCTGCTCGTGTTCCGGATCCGCCGGCTGCTGCGCGACGACACCGAGAACGACGGTGACGACGACGGCCCCGGGCCGGTGACCGCCGCGCCGCCGGTTCGCGGCGGCGCTCTTCCTCCGGCCTCCGCGCCACGGGCGCCGTCGGTCTCCCGGCGAACGGTCGGCGACCCACCGCCCTCGGACGGCGGGAAGCTGAACCCGGACGAAGAACAAGCCGACAGCACGGCGTCCGTGGCCAGCGACGGGC
This portion of the Micromonospora zamorensis genome encodes:
- a CDS encoding S8 family serine peptidase, which gives rise to MFWITRSARGACLAVFVMVALIVGAVSPASAADEYVKFYAVTSSYQGEPENLTSIAARFLGDGARSVEIRNLNTGRRQPDGATLKEPGQLRAGWLLVLPWDAVGEGVKYGVLPDKAPAAPVKPLPGKAKATPTAKARPTIPPERVSGAAAVPSKAPTQPRAKAGQCATTAASSSRSDWASLRLAADQAWPQSRGKGQLVAIVDSGVDGSLPTLSGHVAVGMDITSGSGRGDTDCLGSGTAMAGLVVGQSTNGSDVKGVAPEATVMPVRVVGNDAKAQPADSAAAIEATVEAGATVIALGNFVDTSKPEVAKAIMEAVARDVVVVIGAARASVPVNPGAEIGPGVLRVGGVAVDGQRAADYRGGGIDVVAPGVNVSSVGITGVGAVAGSGTQYAVAFVAGAVALVRAAYPDLSPEQVAHRLQVTSDKMGDGAQPDGRYGWGMINAAAAVTKVLPEEAEVALPGRESGGRLTSGSSGGRSALLAIVALVALAAAVLLVFRIRRLLRDDTENDGDDDGPGPVTAAPPVRGGALPPASAPRAPSVSRRTVGDPPPSDGGKLNPDEEQADSTASVASDGPGTRAETVALPKASIGARSPRQRPDAP